A genomic region of Arachis stenosperma cultivar V10309 chromosome 9, arast.V10309.gnm1.PFL2, whole genome shotgun sequence contains the following coding sequences:
- the LOC130951261 gene encoding deaminated glutathione amidase, chloroplastic/cytosolic, which translates to MPVNVIGRIYTRLLLPRFCVSSESTMPSNSVRVAAAQMTSINDLAANFATCSRLVKEAASAGAKLLCFPEAFSYVGAKDGDSVSIAEPLNGPLMNKYCSLARESSIWLSLGGFQEKGSDDEHLCNTHVVVDDTGEIRSSYRKIHLFDVDVPGGRVYKESRFTEAGKDVVAVDSPIGRLGLTVCYDLRFPEIYQLLRFQHGAQVLLVPSAFTKVTGEAHWEILLRARAIENQCYVIAAAQAGKHNEKRESYGDTLIIDPWGTVVGRLPDRLSTGIVVADIDLSLVDSVREKMPIAKQRKPIDFWKAASL; encoded by the exons ATGCCGGTGAATGTGATTGGTAGAATCTACACTCGCCTTCTTCTTCCACGCTTCTGTGTGTCCAGCGAGTCAACCATGCCGTCCAACTCAGTCCGAGTCGCAGCCGCTCAGATGACTTCCATCAACGACCTCGCTGCCAATTTCGCCACTTGCTCACGTCTTGTCAAA GAAGCAGCATCAGCTGGAGCAAAATTGCTTTGCTTTCCTGAAGCTTTCTCTTATGTTGGTGCCAAGGATGGAGATAGTGTTAGCATTGCTGAACCTTTAAATGGCCCACTCATGAACAAATATTGCTCTTTGGCAAG AGAATCCAGCATTTGGTTGTCACTTGGAGGCTTTCAAGAAAAAGGATCTGATGATGAACACTTGTGTAATACTCACGTCGTGGTGGACGATACCGGGGAAATTAGAAGTTCTTATAGAAAGATACACTT GTTTGATGTAGATGTTCCTGGTGGAAGGGTATATAAAGAAAGTAGATTTACAGAAGCAG GCAAAGATGTTGTTGCAGTAGACAGTCCTATTGGGCGATTGGGCCTCACTGTTTGCTACGATTTGAGATTTCCAGAGATTTACCAGTTGTTACGTTTCCAACATGGAGCACAG GTATTACTGGTTCCTTCAGCGTTCACTAAAGTGACTGGTGAAGCACATTGGGAGATTCTTCTTCGTGCTCGTGCAATTGAGAATCAATGCTAT GTCATAGCTGCTGCACAAGCTGGTAAACACAATGAGAAAAGAGAGAGTTATGGTGATACATTGATTATCGATCCCTGGGGAACTGTTGTTGGCCGATTACCAG ATCGATTGTCCACTGGCATTGTGGTAGCTGATATTGATTTATCATTGGTTGATTCTGTAAGGGAGAAGATGCCAATTGCTAAG CAAAGGAAGCCAATTGACTTCTGGAAAGCTGCATCATTATAG